The segment TTTTTCATAATGCTTCTGGGTGCCGGAAAATCCCGACGGTGGTGCTCACCCCTCCATGATTTGTGAAGCAGTAATCATGCCGTGACCATCCACACCTCCCGGCACCAGCTCCCGGGCCGGTCTCGCCAGTAAATCCAATCCACTGATCAACCCTTTTTCTTTTTGGAATTCTCCCCGCCGGGACAGGCTTTGGTAAAGGGTGAACCCGGTCGTGCCCACCGGATGCCAAGGGGTCAGCGATCCGGCGGGACCGCCTCCCACCACAGCGAAATCGGTTTCACTCGTCTTTATTTTGTGATTAACTTCACAATACAGGCGCCAAAAATTCATCTCTATTTTCTCAGGAAAGAGAGATTTGTCAACCTATTTTGAGCATTTTTTCACAATGATGAACCTCTCCCCTTTCGGATCTCGTTATATATAACCCGAAACCACCATAAAAATCATAGTGAAAAATATCATCGGCATCGGCCAATAACAGGAGGCTGACGAAAATGAAATCTTTGTATTTTGACCATGGAGCCACCACCCCCTTGCGAAGAGAAGTGCTGGAGTCCATGGTCCGTGCCATGAAGGAGACATTCGCCAATCCCGGCAGTCTTCACGATCCGGGACAACAAGCCTTTGAGTTGACTGAGGAAGCCCGATTTGAGGTGGCCCAATCCATCGGCGGCTCTCCGCGGGAAATCCTGTTTACCGGCGGGGGAAGTGAAGCCAATAATATGGCCATCCTGGGGGCGGCCCGCAAACATCGTCAACAAGGAAATCATGTGATCACCACCCAGGTGGAACATCCCTCCGTGTTGGAAACCTGCCGTCAGCTGGAGCGGGAAGGTTTCTCCGTCACATATTTGCCGGTGGACGAGTGGGGCTGTATCCGGAAAAGGGACCTGGAAAGAGCAGTCACTCCCGCAACCATCCTCATCTCGATCATGGCCGCCAACAATGAGGTGGGAACCTTGCAACCCCTCCGTGAAGCCGCTTCCCTCGCAAAGGAACGGGGAATCCTGTTTCACACCGACGCCGTACAGTTCTTCGGAAAAATTCCTCTCAATGTGCGGGAATGGGATGTCGATTTGCTCAGTCTCGGCGGTCATAAGGTGGGAGGACCCAAAGGGACGGGAGCACTGTTTTTACGCAAGGGGGTGAGGCTGGATCCGATCCTGTTCGGAGGCGGCCAAGAGCGGGGACTTCGCCCCGGCACCCTGAATGTACCCGGAATTGTCGGGCTGGGGTCCGCCTGTCGACTGGCCGCCGCCGAAGTGACCCGGACCCGGGAATCCATGACCCGATTGCAAAATCTGTTATGGGAGAGGATCCGGGATGAGATTGGCAGCGTGCGCTTAAACGGACACCCCGTCCATCGCCTCCCCAACAATTTGAATATCTCCTTTGACCGACTGGAGGGACAGGCCGTACTTTTGGAATTGAACCGGCTGAATGTGGCAGTCTCCAGCGGCTCCGCCTGCAGTTCCGGAAAACAGGCGCCTTCCCACGTCCTGAAAGCGATGGGACAATCTGATGAGGCGGCTTACCAAAGCCTGCGGATCACATGGGGACATCAGACGACAGAGGAAGAGATTCACCTCTTGACAGAAAGATTGAAAAAGGCGATTTCAGACCTTCGTTCCCGTCTGCCCTGATCCTCCTCTTCAACTCCTTTATGATCTGAAATCGATGAAATTGCCCCACTTTCCACAAGACAACCCCTCCGGTTTTTGTTACACTTAGTTTGAATGCGGAAACCGGCGTGAGCTTTTGACGGAGGGAGGGGAAGCGAAAGTGCGCGCCAACTTTTACCGGACCCGTAAATTGCGTAAAGTAGCCTTGTTCAGCTTTGTCGGAACCCTGATGGTCTCCGGATTTGTCACCTTGCCGGTGGCCCAGGCTCCTCAGGGACATTCCTGGAGCCTCCGGGGAAAAGCCGCCGGATCAACTGTATCCGATGACCGGATCACCAAGAAACGGATCCGGCTCTCCCAGAAGGAAGATCCGGCAGACTCCGATCACAAAAAAGAGGACACCCGGGAGCCCGACGACAAACCGGCCAAACTGGATTCACCGAAGAGAACCCATTCCGGAATTGTCCGGACTCACACGACAACACAGCCGCAGATGAGCCAGCCGGCGAAAAAGAAAAAACCGGACAAAACCGGGAAGGACCCGGTCCGGCCCGGCACCCCACCTGGAAGAAATGAGCCGGTTCCTGACGATTCAAAACCCGATGACGGAGCCCAACCGGAGGACCCACCCGGCAACGAGCCTCAACCCATCCCCCCCGGAGATGACACCCCCTCTGACCCGGAGAAGCCGGAGGCCCCGGAGAACCCGGATCCGGAACCACCCGATGAAGATCCGGAACAGGGGGACGGAGATCATTCCCAACCTGAATGCCCCCTCAAAGTCCCGGGTGTTGGGATCACGGTGGAATAACGCTCCGCCGGTACAAAAAAGCCTCGTAAGCCCGCCAGGTTTACGGGTTTTTTTGTACAGTTTGTTCCTCCATTTGGATAAGATGGATATATTGATTTTTTGAAGGGAGGCGCCTGTTTCATGCCGCAAACAAAGCCCTTTCGTATAGGATACGGGATCTTGTTGGCTTTCTTGATCATCTTCGTCGGAACGAAGATCAGTTTTATCTTCCGGCCATTGGTCGTACTGGTACAAACACTTTTTTTCCCCTTCCTTCTCGCCGGTGTGCTGTATTACCTGTTCCGACCGGTGGTCCGGTTCTTTGAAAAGCGGGGCGTGGCCCGGATTTATTCCATCCTCCTGATCTACCTGCTGTTCGTCGGGCTGATGATCCTGTCGGTGTTCCTGATCGGTTCCCCTCTGCAGGAGCAGGTCACCAGATTGGTGGAAAACTCCGATGATCTGATCGCCAAACTGGGGGACAGCTTGGTCAAATTGAAAAAGAACCCCTATGTGGGAAAATATTTTGAACAACAAAACCTGGAGAGCTTGACGCAGGATATAACGGATTACCTGAGCAGCAGCGCATCCATCATCTTCAGCAACATTGCCAATTTCATCGGAGTCCTGACCAATATCATCATCGTTTTTGTGACGGTGCCCTTCATCCTCTTCTACATGCTGAAAGACGGGGAAACCGCTCCGAAACAAGTGCTTCGCTTCCTCCCCTCCACCCAACGGACGGAGGGAAAGCGGATCCTGGCGGATATGGATCAGGCGATCAGTTCCTTTATCCAGGGACAGGTGTTGGTCAGTCTCTGCGTCGGGGTTCTGACCTATATCGGCTATCTGATCATCAGACTGGACTATTCCCTGATCCTGGCTCTGGTCACGATGTTCACCAATGTGATCCCCTTCATCGGACCACTGATGGGTGCCATCCCCGCCCTGATCGTGGGAATCATCGTCTCCCCCTGGATGGCATTGAAAGTGCTCATCGTGATCGTGGTGGTCCAGCAGCTGGACAGTAACTTCATCTCACCTCAGGTGATGGGAAGAACCCTGAAGATCCATCCCTTGACGATCATCCTGTTGTTGCTGGTGGCGGGCAGCTTGGGGGGATTCCTCGGCTTGCTGCTGGCGGTTCCCACCTATGCGGTTCTCAAGGTGGTGGTCAGCCACACCTATCGCCTGATCCTGCTCCGCACCCGCCGCAATGAAAAGAATACCGAATCCGATACGAAATGAACAAAGAAGGAAGCCGGGTGATCTGATATTATCCCCTCTGAGTAGACAGTAAAAAGCAAGCCCCTTACTGTATACTTGGAGGGGATTTGTTATGGGGAATACTCGGAGAACATATACAAAAGAGCTAAAGATGCAAGCGGTTCAGTTGTATCTCGAAGGAGAGCTCAGTTATCAGGCGGTCGCTAAAGAGTTAGGAATCGCCGATGATCGGAGTGTGCGCCGATGGGTCCGGCATTATGAAAACGAAGGGATGAAAGGATTGGAGGAAAAGCGGGGAAAATCGACGCACTTACGGAAAGGGAGGCCCCGAAAACATCCTGCCAGCCTAGAAGAGGAAGTGCGCCGGCTCCGAGCGGAGAATGAATTTCTAAAAAAGTGGCTGGGTCTGGAGGGGAGGTGAGACGTCAGGGGAAGGTCTATACGGTGATTCAGGAAATGGCTACACGGTTCCCGATTTCCCTACTGTGTGCAGTGGCTCGTGTTTCACGAAGCGGGTTCTATAAGTGGGTACGAAGGCAGCAGCACCCGTCTTTAAAAAGCGTGGAAGATGAAAAACTGAAGTCCAGGATCCTTGAATGTCACCAAGAAGTAAGCGGGATCTACGGATATCCGAGGGTTACTGTATGGCTTCGTCGCCAGTATGGGATCCATGTCAACCGAAAAAGGGTGTACCGGCTGATGAAGGAATTAGGAATCCAGGCAGTGATCCGAAAGAAGCGGAGATATTTCGGTGCCAAGGAAGCGTTGGTGATCTCGGAAAACCGGTTAAATCGGGAGTTTTCCGCATCCCGTCCCAACGAAAAATGGGTAACGGATATCACCTATCTCCCCATTCAGGGAAGGTTTTATTACCTATCCGCCATCATCGATTTATTTAACAACGAAGTCATCGCCTACCGGATCAGTAAACGGAACAATGTCCGCTTGGTTCTCGACACTGTAAAAGCAGCCATAAAAAAACGAGAAGTGAATGGAGTCCTCTTACACAGCGATCGAGGATTCCAGTACACCTCTCGACAATACAATCACCTACTTCAACGATACAATATCACGCCAAGTATGTCCAGGAAAGGGAACTGTTTGGACAATGCTTGCATCGAAAGTTTTTTTGGCCATTTCAAGAGTGAATGTCTGTATTTGCATTCA is part of the Kroppenstedtia eburnea genome and harbors:
- a CDS encoding cysteine desulfurase family protein, which codes for MKSLYFDHGATTPLRREVLESMVRAMKETFANPGSLHDPGQQAFELTEEARFEVAQSIGGSPREILFTGGGSEANNMAILGAARKHRQQGNHVITTQVEHPSVLETCRQLEREGFSVTYLPVDEWGCIRKRDLERAVTPATILISIMAANNEVGTLQPLREAASLAKERGILFHTDAVQFFGKIPLNVREWDVDLLSLGGHKVGGPKGTGALFLRKGVRLDPILFGGGQERGLRPGTLNVPGIVGLGSACRLAAAEVTRTRESMTRLQNLLWERIRDEIGSVRLNGHPVHRLPNNLNISFDRLEGQAVLLELNRLNVAVSSGSACSSGKQAPSHVLKAMGQSDEAAYQSLRITWGHQTTEEEIHLLTERLKKAISDLRSRLP
- a CDS encoding AI-2E family transporter, whose amino-acid sequence is MPQTKPFRIGYGILLAFLIIFVGTKISFIFRPLVVLVQTLFFPFLLAGVLYYLFRPVVRFFEKRGVARIYSILLIYLLFVGLMILSVFLIGSPLQEQVTRLVENSDDLIAKLGDSLVKLKKNPYVGKYFEQQNLESLTQDITDYLSSSASIIFSNIANFIGVLTNIIIVFVTVPFILFYMLKDGETAPKQVLRFLPSTQRTEGKRILADMDQAISSFIQGQVLVSLCVGVLTYIGYLIIRLDYSLILALVTMFTNVIPFIGPLMGAIPALIVGIIVSPWMALKVLIVIVVVQQLDSNFISPQVMGRTLKIHPLTIILLLLVAGSLGGFLGLLLAVPTYAVLKVVVSHTYRLILLRTRRNEKNTESDTK
- a CDS encoding IS3 family transposase, encoding MIQEMATRFPISLLCAVARVSRSGFYKWVRRQQHPSLKSVEDEKLKSRILECHQEVSGIYGYPRVTVWLRRQYGIHVNRKRVYRLMKELGIQAVIRKKRRYFGAKEALVISENRLNREFSASRPNEKWVTDITYLPIQGRFYYLSAIIDLFNNEVIAYRISKRNNVRLVLDTVKAAIKKREVNGVLLHSDRGFQYTSRQYNHLLQRYNITPSMSRKGNCLDNACIESFFGHFKSECLYLHSFTTIDEARLVFRDYIRFYNHERFQSRLHNLSPVEYRAQVA
- a CDS encoding transposase — encoded protein: MGNTRRTYTKELKMQAVQLYLEGELSYQAVAKELGIADDRSVRRWVRHYENEGMKGLEEKRGKSTHLRKGRPRKHPASLEEEVRRLRAENEFLKKWLGLEGR